The DNA window GGAAGTGTCTTTCTTCAGTTTATCTACAGTATATAGCCAGAGGCCAGTAGAGTGTATATAAACTGTGTCTAACACCCTAAATCAGCACTTCATTAAGTTACACCTGTAACCACTGTATTTGGTTTTAAAATGACTGTTAGAACCCAGAATTAAAGTGTttatatttttctgacagaaCTCACATACCGTGTATATTGCacttaattgtgtgtgtgtgtgtgtgtgtgtgtgtgtgtgtgtgtgcagtggcgTTTCATTAGTCAAACACAAGTCTAGGGGAACAAGTGAAgaaaatcattcaaaaaaaaaagttcattaaatttgcttttttttttttacaaaaataaactaaGCTTGCATTGCAGATGACATTATAAATTCAATATATGCATGGAAAGAAATTAAGAATTAGTTCCTGTTTTATTAAATAGCCACATTTATATGGAGCATGTGGCGTGACATGTGAAATGTGGCCAAGAATTAAGAATTATTTATCTTAAGGGAACAAATTacttcaataatttaacaacacatttgcatgtttatagTTCTCTGATTTTGATTAATGGTCACATTGACatgcatgtaaaaatgaaatttaagacaaattataaaataaatgtgcctttttgcttggacaaaatgcataaataaatatcattacgaaacagaaacagcagacgatctgaacgagacGCAGATCCACTTTCTGCCACTTTCTGCTTAATgcatttccttggttactgctgtaaacaaagcacttatgaacaccgcAGCGGGTGGAGCTTAATGCgtctccttggttaccgctgtaaacaaagcacttatgaacaccgcAGCGGGTAGAGCTTAatgtgtttccttggttactgcagtaaacaaagcacttacgaATACCGCAGCGGGTGGAGCTTAatgcgtttccttggttaccgctgtaaacaaagcacttatgaacacaGCAGCGGGTGGAGCTTAatgtgtttccttggttaccgctgtaaacaaagcacttatgaaccGCAGCGGGTGGAGCTTAatgtgtttccttggttactgcggtaaacaaagcacttacgaACACCGCAGCGGGTGGAGCTTAatgcgtttccttggttaccgctgtaaacaaagcacttatgaacaccgcAGCGGATGGAGCTTAatgtgtttccttggttactgcgGTAAACAAAGCGCTTACGAACACCGCAGCGGGTGGAGCTttaaagtgtttccttggttactgcggtaaacaaagcacttacgaACACCGCAGCGGGTGGCGCttaaagtgtttccttggttaccgtgATAAACAAAGTACTTATGAACACAGCAGCGGGTGGCGCTTAAattgtttccttggttactggggtaaacaaagcacttacgaACACCGCAGTGgatggagcttaaagcgtttccttggttactgcggtaaacaaagcagcactgcacttctgaactttaatatgcattatagaGAGGCaagatgaacagaaaaaaaataccatctaaactttgtttagcatctcaaccgatttgaatcgattttcaaccGGCTCGCGGTTCATCGTCACATCCCTAGTGACTGGGATAACTGTCTTTGCTTCTGAATGTGTTCACATGTGGTCCTGGTTTGATCAGCGTGACTTCGGACAGTGTCTCTTGACGTGTGTCAGCAGATTACTGGACTGTGTGAAGCTCCGGCCGCAGAGAGGGCAGTGGTAGGGTCTCTCTCCGGTGTGAACGCGCTCGTGTCTCTTCAGCGCTCCCGAGTGACTGAAGCTCCGGccgcagtgtgaacacttgtagggtttctctccggtgtgaacgCGCTGGTGCATCTTCAGTGCGTTGGCCGTGACGAAGGCATTCCCGCACTCGGAGCAAGTGTGCGCTCTCACGCCGGTGTGGATGTTCTCGTGATCTTTGAAAGTACAGAGGCGTGAGAAACTCTTGCCACAGACAGAGCACAAGAAAGGCTTCTCGTTTGAATGAATggagagatgtgtttttaagtgCGACGCCAAGATGAATTTCTTCCCGCACTGGTCGCAGGTGAAAGGCCTCTCGCCTGAGTGATAGCGCAGGTGACCTTTGACATCCGTGGCGCGTTTGAAGGACTTCCCGCACTGGAGGCACGTGAACGGCCGGGCTTGACTTGCTTTAGTTCGCTCTTGGCTGATGTTCTGTGATGGACTCAGTGATTTTTCCCCAGCTGTAATCTGATACTGATGATCTGATTCACAGCTCTGCTGCGCTTCATTCTGGTCTCGACCTTCCTCCGTTTTTTTCGATGggtctaaaatgaaaaaaaaaaaaaaaattggtaaaaaaaaaactatggtagTAAAGCACAGATGTCAGATAACCATTTTGATTGACTTTTTTAATCCTATCAAGCCtactgtatcattttttttttctttgcacaatcacctgttttttttttttttttttttttatcaagtatatttagtcattttgcagagtAAAAGTAAAAGCTAGAAATGTGCTGTTTCTGGTGTCAGATCTTccctgattgtgatcaagtaaaggtcagaatatggtcagtaatatctccagatgaactcttcctggactgaagcagctcagctttacttgattctccatcaatcatgttttagagtctcaaatctgatcctcaggatcttttgaggaccgtttgtttccagaagctttacattcactgttcctcagcagaggaatgatcttcacaagcctccagaacatctcacatcttctgaggagccttgatttcttcagctctcaatcactgtgttatatgtgcggatcatttacatctcatctcattactggagatatagagtgaTATTTACATCAGTTTATATCAGTATCTGCTCTACTGTTAGAgagatctcactgatttacagCACAAGCTGCAGAATTTAATCCTACTTTTTGGTCATAAATATTAGCATATcctgtctgtatatatatatatatatgcgtgcgtgcgtgcgtgtgtgtgtgttgtgtgtgtttgatgaagTGTGTATACAAACCTCTTTGTTCCTTGTTTTCATTGTCATTATTGATTTGAGATGGTTCTGGATCATTCAtgtctcctctttaataaactccaccAATACAATATTACGCGATAAAGATCTCAGTTTGTTTCCAAGTTGTCCAAATGGTAGAAATATTCAGCATTTACTGAAGAATTTGTGTGGATTGTGATGACTGTGTGGTTGAAATCTTGAGAAAAACACAAATTACTTCCttcacacatgcatacatttgtttacattattgTAATGTGGTGGATATCAATAATCattctttatgtatttatatttatatttttccacaatttttttacatttatatatatatattttatctgtaCAGTGAATGGCATACTTTAAAAGACTAGatacaaaaatatcaaatacaATTATGgagataaattgaaaaaaaataaaaaacgtacaGAACAAAAACAATACTGGTTATAAAACACCCAAATGTGTCTATTAAGCCGTTTTTGCTTAAACTGCCAATCTGTCATTTGGACGTGTTTATGATTGCTCTGTATTCTCTTGATGTAATTGGACATGTGGGTGTGTCTGAACGTCATCTCGCACTTTGTGAGTTTATTTCTATCACATCTGATACAGAAGCAGCATTATCTGTCGCTGACTCTCAGATAAAGCCAGAGCTCTGTTGTTATTCTGCTACTTACGAGGAGCTGCTAGTGCTGCATCACTTTTCTTCATAACTTGCTCcagtgcaatgcaatgcaattataagaatgtttattgcataAATAAGCAAACTAAAGATCCGCGAAGAAAACCTCGTCCAGAACTCTTGGATAGCCTCGATGACGTCACTGCGGTCATGTGATCAATCATCCGGATCACGTGATCTCAACGCAGTTTTGTCTCGCGTTGTTTCGGTTTTATCGCAACATCGGCTTGCAGAATAACTTAATTTAATCGCCATTCGTCCCttatttctttcattcttttcaatCTATATTTTACAGCGTTTAGTCATCTTGGTTAATGTGG is part of the Carassius auratus strain Wakin chromosome 27, ASM336829v1, whole genome shotgun sequence genome and encodes:
- the LOC113046187 gene encoding gastrula zinc finger protein XlCGF49.1 translates to MKKSDAALAAPHPSKKTEEGRDQNEAQQSCESDHQYQITAGEKSLSPSQNISQERTKASQARPFTCLQCGKSFKRATDVKGHLRYHSGERPFTCDQCGKKFILASHLKTHLSIHSNEKPFLCSVCGKSFSRLCTFKDHENIHTGVRAHTCSECGNAFVTANALKMHQRVHTGEKPYKCSHCGRSFSHSGALKRHERVHTGERPYHCPLCGRSFTQSSNLLTHVKRHCPKSR